Proteins encoded together in one Streptomyces sp. TLI_171 window:
- a CDS encoding ABC-F family ATP-binding cassette domain-containing protein, with product MSDASVVCSRLSFSWPDDTPVFRDLSFALGPGRTGLVAPNGSGKSTLLKLIAGQLRPATGTVTVTGTPAYLPQDLPLTADLAVADVLGVAEVIRALDAVESGDVAEEHFTVIGDDWDVEERTRAQLERLGLADVRLDRRLGTLSGGQVVQLGLAAQLLRRPDVLLLDEPTNNLDRAARHRLYDVLEDFSGCLLVVSHDRALLDRMARIAELDSGELRLYGGNFTAYEQAVQAGQEVAEKNVRSAEQELKREKRELQQARERAERRAGNASRNLKNAGLPRIFAGNMKRGAQESAGRSGQVHSARVGEARARLDEAERALRDDQRLTLDLSGTRVPAGRDLFVGEHLQVHRDGRPLFAGDGVALSVRGPERIALSGANGTGKTTLLRLLSGDLAADGGRIRRADGRVAYLSQRLDLLDPDLTVAENLAAASPDLPPAERMNLLARFLFRGARAHLPVRVLSGGERLRATLACVLYAEPAPRLLLLDEPTNNLDLVGVGQLESALDSYQGAFVVVSHDERFLAAVRVDRWLRLADGSLEETAAPEN from the coding sequence ATGTCCGACGCATCCGTCGTCTGCTCCCGGCTGTCCTTCTCCTGGCCCGACGACACGCCCGTCTTCCGGGACCTCTCCTTCGCCCTCGGCCCGGGCCGCACCGGCCTGGTCGCCCCCAACGGCTCCGGCAAGAGCACCCTGCTCAAGCTGATCGCCGGTCAACTGCGGCCCGCGACCGGCACGGTGACGGTCACCGGCACCCCCGCATACCTGCCGCAGGACCTCCCGCTGACCGCAGACCTCGCGGTCGCCGACGTCCTCGGCGTCGCCGAGGTGATCCGCGCCCTCGACGCGGTCGAGTCCGGGGACGTGGCCGAGGAGCACTTCACCGTCATCGGCGACGACTGGGACGTCGAGGAGCGCACCCGCGCCCAGCTCGAACGGCTCGGCCTGGCCGACGTCCGCCTCGACCGGCGGCTGGGCACCCTCAGCGGCGGCCAGGTCGTGCAACTGGGCCTGGCCGCACAACTGCTCCGGCGGCCCGACGTGCTGCTGCTCGACGAGCCCACCAACAACCTCGACCGAGCCGCCCGCCACCGGCTGTACGACGTGCTGGAGGACTTCTCCGGCTGCCTGCTGGTGGTCAGCCACGACCGCGCGCTGCTGGACCGGATGGCGCGCATCGCCGAGCTCGACTCCGGTGAACTACGGCTGTACGGCGGCAACTTCACCGCCTACGAGCAGGCCGTGCAGGCCGGGCAGGAAGTCGCGGAGAAGAACGTCCGCAGCGCCGAGCAGGAGCTCAAGCGGGAGAAGCGGGAGCTGCAGCAGGCCAGGGAACGCGCCGAGCGGCGGGCGGGCAACGCCTCCCGCAACCTGAAGAACGCCGGCCTGCCCCGCATCTTCGCCGGGAACATGAAGCGCGGCGCGCAGGAGTCGGCCGGCCGCTCCGGACAGGTGCACTCGGCACGCGTCGGCGAGGCCAGGGCCCGGCTCGACGAGGCCGAACGCGCGCTCCGCGACGACCAGCGCCTGACGCTGGACCTGTCCGGCACCCGGGTTCCGGCCGGCCGCGACCTCTTCGTCGGCGAGCACCTGCAGGTGCACCGCGACGGCCGCCCGCTGTTCGCGGGGGACGGGGTAGCCCTGTCCGTGCGCGGGCCCGAGCGCATCGCCCTGTCCGGGGCCAACGGCACCGGGAAGACCACCCTGCTGCGCCTCCTGTCCGGCGACCTCGCCGCGGACGGCGGGCGGATCAGGCGCGCCGACGGCCGCGTCGCGTACCTCTCCCAGCGGCTGGACCTGCTGGACCCGGACCTCACCGTGGCGGAGAACCTCGCCGCGGCGTCCCCCGACCTGCCGCCCGCCGAGCGGATGAACCTGCTCGCCCGCTTCCTGTTCCGCGGGGCCCGGGCGCACCTTCCGGTCCGCGTCCTCTCCGGCGGCGAGCGGCTGCGAGCCACTCTGGCCTGCGTCCTGTACGCCGAGCCCGCTCCCCGGTTGCTGCTCCTGGACGAGCCGACGAACAACCTCGACCTGGTCGGCGTCGGCCAGCTCGAGAGCGCCCTCGACTCCTACCAGGGCGCCTTCGTCGTGGTCAGCCACGACGAGCGGTTCCTCGCCGCCGTCCGGGTGGACCGTTGGCTGCGGCTGGCGGACGGATCGCTGGAGGAGACGGCGGCGCCGGAGAACTGA
- a CDS encoding DUF6351 family protein gives MNRRLLAALAAAAPLAAAVYAPGASAAADAAAPAYGCTSPVVRAPAGTAVENVTAVPHAAGTFDVPAVFPLPGFPVADVPAFCDVTVTLTHPGQGDHAKVRVWLPQQNWNGRLQTIGGQAYAAGDYGSGLAGAIKSGYAAATTDAGVGTYLDTSWALTGAGRVDPALLQDFASRSEHEAAIVAKEVVAGHYGRAASYAYFNGCSTGGRQGYMEAQKYPGDYNGILADAPAVNWDEFEVATLWPQVVMNETKTYPSACEFKAFTDAAVQACDGADGVEDGLVADPDTCGYDPRRLVGTTVECDGRRVTVTAADAEVVRRIWDGPRTAAGRKLWSGVPIGADLSALAGTTTDAAGNPAGQPFPVPAAWVSTWLEKQPGFDVSTVTTDRFTQLFAQSRAEYDKVIGTDDPDLTAFRAAGGKLLSWHGSADQYIPTNGTVQYRQRVERTMGGAAKVDDFYRLFLAPGTAHCGLNTQGGDLAALTAWVEQGKAPRTLAATLTTATGATVDRNLCAYPLVSRYKGHGDPADAGSFRCAPADPR, from the coding sequence ATGAACCGACGACTCCTCGCCGCCCTCGCCGCCGCCGCGCCGCTGGCAGCCGCGGTGTACGCACCCGGTGCCTCGGCGGCGGCGGACGCCGCCGCCCCCGCGTACGGCTGCACCAGCCCGGTGGTGCGGGCCCCGGCCGGGACGGCGGTGGAGAACGTCACCGCCGTCCCCCACGCCGCCGGCACCTTCGACGTACCCGCCGTGTTCCCGCTGCCGGGCTTCCCGGTCGCCGACGTCCCGGCGTTCTGCGACGTCACGGTCACCCTCACCCACCCCGGCCAGGGCGACCACGCGAAGGTGCGGGTCTGGCTGCCGCAGCAGAACTGGAACGGCCGGCTGCAGACCATCGGCGGGCAGGCCTACGCCGCCGGCGACTACGGCTCGGGCCTCGCCGGCGCGATCAAGAGCGGCTACGCCGCCGCCACCACCGACGCGGGCGTCGGCACGTACCTGGACACCAGCTGGGCGCTGACCGGCGCCGGCCGGGTCGACCCGGCGCTGCTGCAGGACTTCGCCTCCCGCTCCGAGCACGAGGCAGCGATCGTCGCCAAGGAGGTCGTCGCCGGCCACTACGGGCGGGCCGCCTCGTACGCCTACTTCAACGGCTGCTCGACCGGCGGACGCCAGGGCTACATGGAGGCCCAGAAGTACCCGGGCGACTACAACGGCATCCTGGCCGACGCCCCCGCCGTCAACTGGGACGAGTTCGAGGTCGCCACGCTGTGGCCGCAGGTGGTGATGAACGAGACGAAGACCTACCCCAGCGCCTGCGAGTTCAAGGCGTTCACCGACGCGGCCGTCCAGGCCTGCGACGGCGCCGACGGCGTTGAGGACGGCCTGGTGGCCGACCCCGACACGTGCGGCTACGACCCGCGCCGCCTGGTCGGCACCACCGTCGAGTGCGACGGCCGGCGGGTGACCGTCACCGCGGCCGACGCGGAGGTGGTGCGCCGGATCTGGGACGGCCCGCGCACCGCGGCCGGCCGCAAGCTCTGGTCCGGCGTGCCGATCGGCGCCGACCTGAGCGCGCTGGCCGGCACCACGACCGATGCCGCGGGCAACCCCGCGGGCCAGCCGTTCCCGGTGCCCGCCGCGTGGGTGTCGACCTGGCTGGAGAAGCAGCCCGGCTTCGACGTCTCGACCGTCACCACCGACCGGTTCACCCAGCTGTTCGCGCAGTCCCGCGCGGAGTACGACAAGGTCATCGGCACGGACGACCCCGATCTGACCGCCTTCCGCGCGGCCGGCGGCAAGCTCCTCAGCTGGCACGGCTCCGCCGACCAGTACATCCCCACCAACGGCACGGTGCAGTACCGCCAGCGGGTCGAGCGCACGATGGGAGGCGCGGCGAAGGTCGACGACTTCTACCGGCTCTTCCTCGCGCCCGGCACCGCGCACTGCGGCCTCAACACCCAGGGCGGCGACCTCGCCGCGCTGACCGCCTGGGTCGAACAGGGCAAGGCGCCGCGGACGCTGGCCGCCACCCTCACCACGGCCACCGGCGCAACGGTCGACCGGAACCTGTGCGCCTACCCGCTGGTCTCCCGCTACAAGGGCCACGGCGACCCCGCCGACGCCGGCAGCTTCCGCTGCGCCCCCGCCGACCCGCGCTGA
- a CDS encoding alpha/beta hydrolase, with amino-acid sequence MTRTPVVFIHGAWMHALSWESWAERFASRGYLARTPGWPGEPATAREAREHPDALPDTGLAGLAEHYAAIVRSCEAPPVIVGHSVGGLVAQHLLGAGLGQAAVAIAPAPVNEVGPCPGHTGADAGDGAVVLLSRLRFRDAFANTVGPEEAERLYDRYVVPVPRRLLDDLGCGGRPRSPSALVDVGNVARGPLLLVSGQEDLLVPDAATRAAYKAYGDSTATTALKQFADRGHSLVVDAGWRSVADHVLGWLDERGIRPAGPHPAR; translated from the coding sequence GTGACCCGTACTCCCGTCGTGTTCATCCATGGCGCGTGGATGCACGCGCTGTCCTGGGAGTCCTGGGCGGAGCGCTTCGCGAGCCGCGGCTACCTCGCCCGGACGCCCGGCTGGCCGGGCGAGCCGGCCACCGCACGGGAGGCCCGCGAGCACCCGGACGCGCTGCCCGACACCGGCCTGGCCGGCCTGGCCGAGCACTACGCCGCGATCGTCCGCTCCTGCGAGGCCCCACCGGTGATCGTCGGGCACTCGGTCGGCGGCCTGGTCGCCCAGCACCTCCTCGGCGCCGGACTGGGACAGGCTGCGGTGGCGATCGCGCCGGCCCCCGTCAACGAGGTCGGACCGTGCCCGGGCCACACCGGCGCGGACGCCGGGGACGGCGCGGTGGTCCTGCTCTCGCGCCTGCGCTTCCGGGACGCCTTCGCCAACACGGTCGGCCCCGAGGAGGCCGAGCGGCTGTACGACCGCTACGTGGTGCCCGTCCCGCGCCGCCTGCTCGACGACCTCGGCTGCGGCGGCCGCCCCCGCAGCCCGAGCGCCCTGGTGGACGTCGGCAACGTGGCGCGCGGCCCGCTGCTGCTCGTCTCCGGACAGGAGGACCTGCTGGTGCCCGACGCGGCGACCCGCGCCGCCTACAAGGCCTACGGCGACTCCACCGCGACGACCGCACTCAAACAGTTCGCCGACCGGGGCCACTCCCTGGTGGTCGACGCCGGCTGGCGCTCCGTCGCCGACCACGTGCTCGGCTGGCTCGACGAACGCGGCATCCGCCCCGCCGGCCCGCACCCCGCCCGTTAG